In Paraglaciecola sp. T6c, the sequence TACATGGGCACAATCGAAAAACACGGGGCTGACACCACCACATTGCGTGTTAAACCAAACCCTTTAAACCAGTCATCAATTGAGCCTTTAAAGTTTGGCCGTGAAGGTGACGCAATAATACTCGGGTAGCTTGCCACCTCAGCCAGCGATGGGCTTTGCGTCGCGATAGAAGCATGGCGAGATGCCACACAAACATGGTGCTCTTCAAACAAGTTGATGATGGGGTAGCTATCAGGGATATAATCAGGAAAGGCAATCGCCAAGTTCACTTTGCCGCTTAGCATTAAGTCATGAAGTGTGTCTATTTCAAAGTCCCGAACGATGATCTTCAGATTTGGCGACTCAATTCTAAGTTTTGCAATTAAGCTAGGCAATACAACCTGTTGCGCATAATCCGTGGCAGAAATAACATACTCACCACTGATGGTTTTTGGGTTAAACACTTTTGGCGATAACAGTGCCTGAAAACCGTTCAACAGTTTATCGATATCAACGGAAAGGTGTTCCGCCAGTGGTGTAGGAATAAAGCCGTTGGTTTTTCGCAGGAACAACCTGTCGTCGAACACATCGCGTAGCTTCTTTAACTGTTCGCTCACCGCTTGTTGGGTTAAGCCCAGTTGACTGGCCGCTTTTGACGCATTTTTCTCGCGTATCAGCGCCTGAAAAATCCTGAGTTGTTTAATATCTAACCTGTCTATTTTGCTCATGTTATTCCTCGCCCAAGCAGTTCGCGTTTTATCCAAAACCGGTAGCATGCTAACACTTAACCAATTTATCCTGTATCACTAACAAAAAAGCGTTGTTTCTACTTGTTGTAAATAGTCACTAATATCCTGCCATCAAATGACTAAACACAACCGGAGAGACAAATGAAAACAGTAATTTTAATTGGTGCATTGGGCAAAATGGGGCAAGCAGCATTAACCGGGCTTGGTAAGCACAACGTTATCACTGCTGGGCGCTCTGGCGACGTTGATCACATAGTGGATATCACTAACGAAGCGTCCATTCGTGAGCTGTATGAAAAAGTAGGTCATTTTGATGCAGTTGTGAACACAGTTGGTGTGTGTGAGTACGCAACCTTCGGTGAGATGACAGAAGCACAGTGGATGACCACAGTGATGAGCAAAATGATGGGCCAAATCAACCTAGTTCGCATTGGGCAAGAATACATCGCTGACAGCGGCTCGTTCACCCTAATCAGCGGCATTTTGAATAAAAAGCCCATTCCCTTTGCGATTGCCGATGCCACCACCAGCGGCGCCATTGACACCTTTGCTAAAATCGTATCACTGGAAATGCCACGAAACATCCGTATCAACGTGGTCAACCCAACGGTACTCACAGAAGCATGGGATGTTTACGGTGAAATGATGCCAGGCTTTCAGCCCGTACCAAGCGAATTGGTAGGCAAAGCGTTCGAACGCTCAGTAGACGGCTTCATCACAGGCGAAGTCATCGTCGTAGACGCATAGCGCTTTAGCTGTCCCAAAGGATGTCCAGAACGTACAAAGGATGTCGATATCTGCAAAGAGCGCCGAGAACGTAAAGAGAATTACCGGGCATTCAACGCACTTTTAGAGTGTGTTGAAAGCCTGTATGCAAATGAGCTTTAACATAAGATGTGGTTAGCATTCTGGCTCACCATTGCAGGCGTAATGAAGACAGCGAAGAATGCTTACCACCATTCTCATTCGCTAATCGCATTTAGAATATAAAATTTATATTAACCACGTATATACCAATATCCTGGTTTTCTATGATTATGCATTATGGCAACAATATTAATTTGATGATTTTCAATAATCTTGTAAACAATAGAATATGGGAAACGGCTTAAACAAAACGACGATGAGTTTGCCCCATCTTTGACCACGCGGCAGGTAACGATTGAATTGACGCTATTGATTCTTCTATTTCGTGAACAAACTCGTGACCTAGTCCAAGAGATTGCTCCTGATACCAATCAAATGATGCTTTTACTTCAACTGCGACATCAGGATGAAAAATAACAGAAAACGTCGACTAAATAAGATCCTGTTTGATATCCCTCCAAGAGATACCTTCTACCTTCCCAGACTCTAATTCAGCACTTCGCGCTTCTACAAGCTTTAACCACTGGGTTTCAACATCATCTTCGGCAGTTGAATCCATAGCGGTTAAAAGACAATGAGCAGCAAGTGCTTTCTCTTTTGTACTTAATTGCTCGATGTTTTCAAGCATGATTTTAAGCGCATTGGACATATTTGAGTCTCCAATAAATTCCGGTCCATAATACCATCAAAACGAAAGGAAAGAAGATGCAAGTTTTCAAGCTGATTGATAGCTATCTCATCATTAAACATGATCGCTCGGTGAGACCATTATTTGAGAGTAACTCAAATTCATATAAACCACAGCCTTATTACAAAATCACCGCAGCAAACAAGTCATTAGGGTTATTTCCGCTGGTCTATGTGATAATTTTCTACTGCGAGCCTGACAAATTGACAAGATAAAGTGCCATGACTCCCCTTTTAATGTGCGTGCTTTCGTATAGAATCCCCGTCGTATTTTTACTTGTATGAATAAAAACGTGTTAAGCCGTTTAGCCTCAACCTGTATCTGACAACGCCTTCCCTTTCCTCTGCAAAATGATAGAAATGATGAATGATAAAATAGTAGTAACCCACAGCGGCAATTTTCATGCTGACGATGTATTCAGTGTCGCGGCCCTTAAAAGCGTTTTCCCTACGTTTACCCTCATTCGCACCCGTGATAAAGACACTATCGCCAAGGCAGATGTGGTAATTGATGTAGGCGGCGAACACGATGCAGCAACAGACCGCTTTGATCACCACCAACGCGGCGGCGCCGGTGAGCGCGACAATGGCGTGCCCTACTCGTCATTTGGTTTGATTTGGCAGAAATATGGCCTCACCATATGTGGCGATAATCAAGAGCTCGCCAACGCGATTGACGCCGGTCTGGTATCTACCATTGACGCCATCGATTGTGGCCACGTAAAAGGAGTGGCTGAAGGCATTAGCCTTAGCCAAACCATTTCAATGTTCAACCCAACGTGGCAAGAAGAAGGTGATTTTGACGCCGGCTTTAACGAAGCGGTTGATTTCGCAGCGCGCGTATTAGCACGCGCAATAGCAGCGGCCAGCGGTGGATTAAACGCAAAAGCCATCGTCGCCGAAGCAATAAAAAATGCACAAGATCCAAGAGTGATCGTGCTAGAAAAATACACCCCATGGAAGAAAACCGTTCACGCCCTATCAGAGCAAGCTTTGTATATGGTCTACCCGTCACAATCAGGGCAATGGATGCTCCAAACCGTACCCGTAGAACCCGGCTCATTCGAAGACAGAAAATCCCTACCCAAACCATGGGCAGGCTTATCAGATGCAGAGCTACAAACAGAAACAGGCATAAAAGACGCCATGTTCTGCCACAACGGCTTATTCATAGCCGGCACGGCATCATTCGAAAGCACAATGAAAATGGCCGAACTCGCCCTACAAGACTAAAGCACCAAAAAGGGCAACGCATAAAGCTGTTGCCCTGCTTATCATCTATTTCAACTTTGGCTACCGACGCAGAAGCGCAGCCAAGGCTACCCCCAACCAAGTAATCCTCACTATCAGATAGTTATCATGAGTGTCTTCGTAATATCTAAAATTCACGATTTTTATCATGGGTGTCTTTGTAATTTAAGTTAATGGCATTTATAAACAAGCAATAACCAATCAATACATGAAATGGTTGTATTATTTTAAGCGCTCAGACACGGCAATGAATCGCCAGTATGAAAAAGGGATGCAACTCAATACGCAATACAGCCAATCGCAAACACAAAACACCAATCAACCGCCTGGCAGTGCACACAGATAATCCCTCGAACGATTTGGTGTTGGCGATACGTAACGACATTGAAAACGTTCATTCAATGTTGATGAGGGGAATACACACATACTTGCTAACGGGAGTCACACTTGTTTTGGCGTCACACAGGCAATTGCACGGAATTCTCGCGTCATATGAGCTTGGTCGCTAAAGCCAAATTGCTGAGCTACATCCGCCAAATTTGGGGTTGGGTGTTGGCGTAAAAAGCCGATAGTTTTTTTTATCCGAAGGATGCGCTGATAATATTTAGGAGTCATTCCCAACCTAAGCTTAAAAATACGTTCAATTTGTCTTTGGCTCAAATCGATACTATCACTGAGCTGGCCGAGCAACTCATCCTGCTCTATGCATTGCAATGCTTTGTCCAGAGAATCTGGGAGTACATTGGTAAAATCCAAATTTTTATTTGCCCAAAGGTTTAGTATTTCAAGTGAGCTACTATTGCCTTTGTGTAACCTAAGTTGATTATAAATTTGGTAGAGACGATATTGCTCGTCTTGCTCTGGCGATAATAGCGTTGGCTTGTCATAGTGCCGCCCCAAAACACCATACCCGATTGCGGGATGAAAACGAATACCCGCAAGTTGCGCCCCTGGTGATAGAACAATACGCTGAGCTTGTTTATTGATAGGAAGCATAATGACACCTTCATGCAAGGTATCACGGCCGATCATCACATCACCTACAAAGTTAAATATAATTCCACTGCCAGCGTCGCTGTACAGCGGCTTTGTTATCGGTGTAGGTTGAGCCACAGAAGCTATCCACATTCCTTGCACAAATGCGGACAACTGCCCCGATGGTTTAGACAGCTCAAAGTGAAATGCGCTGGTACGTGATTTATTGCGGTTTATAGGTGCCTACCTCTGGCGTAAACGTTTTGGCAATTCGGTTCCAACTATTGATGGCATTAATGGCAATGGTTAAATCAACAATTGCTTGTTCACCCAATACCTTTGCCACGCTCTGATAACACTCATCATCCACTGGTTTAGCTAAGGTTAAATGTTCAGCCCAATCCAGTGCGACCATTTCGGTCTCTGAATACAGGGGCATATCACGCCAAGCACTTAACCCAATGATTCGCTCCGGAGTCTCGCCTTCACTCAAGGCATCTTTACTATGCATATCAATACAGAAAGCACATTGATTGATCTGCGAGACTCTCAATTTGACCAACTCCCAGATAACAGGAGTCACCGTTTCTGACACGCTAAATTGGGCACGCAAATAGCTTTCCTGATTCATCAGTATTTGCATTGCTTTTGATGCTAGAGCAAAGTAATTAACGCGTAAAGCCATATCTTATCTCCTCAATTATTGAGGGCGTAAAGGTAACTGATGACGCAAAACAGATATTGAATATTTTCGACACTCACACCACAAAAAGAAAAAAGTGAATTATCCAATTGCTATTCATTTAATGCTACTCAGGTAAAGTGCTTCTCTACTTTGGCGACAAAGTCGCTGCTTTGCTTTTGCTTTTTTCTTTTATACCGACTCAAGTTTCCCGAGCATCGCAGACTCACTCTGGTTCGATTGAAGGGATTCAATCTAAGTGAAAGCCGCGTCGGGAACGCGTTTTCACGACCAGAGTTAGGCAAGACGCACAGGAATAGAAACTTGCTGGAGGGTGGCCCTTTTTGTTTACTTTTTGCGGCTGTTGGTAAAAAGTAGATCGAGCCCTCGGGACGAGGGTTTGAAAAAGCGTCATGGATGACGTGGGCGAAGCACATAAGTACGCGAAGCGTATGCCCTAGTAGCCGAAGGCTATCAATAAGCGCAGCGCATGAAGTGGGCGCAGCCCATAAAAGTGCACGCAGTGCATAAACAGCAAAGCTGTGCTCTGTGCACGAAGTGCATAAATAACAAAGATGCCCCCTTTGTTATATAAGCCCCCCTGATTACCACGTATAAAAACCGCTGACTTCGCAATCTCCCTTTTTTGTTTTATTTTTGAGCAGTATTGTTTCTTCAGCTTGCGAGAAAATATGCCCGTCAATACCAATGATCAAAATACACTACTCACCGATATAGAAGTCGTGCAAAGAATTTTCGCACATATCGACAACAGCACAACCGATCTAGGCAAGCAAAGCTGGCGGGAGCCCACAGCTAATTACCGCTCGAAAGCGCGACTTGAGGCAGAGCTTGATATTTTGCAAAGTCGAAGCATCGTTTTTTGCCCCTCAAGCGCACTCGCCAAAATAGGGGACTATGTTGCCCGTGACGCAGCCACCGTGCCTTTGATTGCTGTGCGCGGATTGGACGGCGTTATTCGTGCCTTTAGAAATGCCTGCCGTCACCGAGGCGTTAAACTCGCTGAAGGGCAAGGTTGTGCTCGTGCATTGGTTTGCCCCTATCATGGTTGGGCATACAATCTTAACGGGAGCCTGCTAAGTATTCCCCATGAAGATGGGTTTCCAGATGTTGATAAAGCAACACGTGGACTTGTTGAGGTGGCCTGTTTCGAGAGCAATGGCTTGGTATTTATTAACCAAAACCCGCAAGCAAATATAGAGCAAGATATAGCGCCTATTCCTCACCTTATTCCTGAGCATTACCGTTTATTAAATTCAACCCGTCAGGTAGTCAAAGCGAATTGGAAGCTTTATCTAGAAAGCTCTCTTGAGGGTTACCATATTCGCCAAACACACAAACGCACGTTTTTCCCCGTGCAATACGACAACCTCACGGTGATCGAAGCCTTTGGGGAGAATAGCCGCGTAACATTTCCCTACCAAGCAATAGAGGGGTTAAGGCATAACAAGGCATCTGACATCTCAGTTGATGGGCGACTTACCTACGTTTATCACCTGTTTCCCAATGTGGTTATTTCAACCTTTCCAGGATGTATGCAAGTCAATGTGCTCGAGCCTATTGATGAGGCAACAACAGAGCAACATACCTACCTTATCAGCGCGATTGGCGAGCATGACACCGCAAGGCTTGATGCTATTTCAGAAGGTCAAGAGTTCGCTGCTAAAGGTGCGGTTGAAGATTTGCAGATAGTGCTATCCGCTCAAAAGGGACTGGCAAGCGAAGCAAATGAATTTTTAGAATTTGGCTTATTTGAGAGCGCGATCGTGCGCCTGCATACCCACCTTGCAAAAGAATTTGAGCGAGTGAGTAAAGCAAAAGGCTAAACGTAAGTGATTAATTGCAAACGCCACTGGCTATCAAATAAACCTAGCAGATTGGTATTTCACGTTGCACCTATTGAATAAATAAACAGGGGCTAACATGCCTAACAACGAACCCTATATCCCCCACAATACGCCCTCCGCCGAGTTGCGATCCCAAGGACGCGCTGTAAAACCTAAAGATGCCGCCACCCTGATTATTGTGCGCCGGGACAGTACTCACCCCAAAATTCTGATGGGTAAGCGCTCAGCTGAGCATAAATTCATGCCAAATAAGTTCGTGTTCCCTGGGGGTAAGGTTGACGCGGGCGACAGTCGTATTCGCCCGCCTAACGACCTTCAACCCAGCGTACTGCAACGTTTAATGAAAGGATGCCCTGAGTCACGTGCTAGAGGGCTTGCACTGGCGGCTATTCGTGAAACGTTCGAGGAAACCGGATTACTCCTTGGCGAAACCGATAGCTTAACCATAAAGACCCGCTCACCCCAGTGGCAGGCGTTTTTACAACATGGTGTAAATCCGCGCCTTGATACCCTGAGTTTCATCGCCAGAGCCATCACGCCGCCCTATCGAAATCGCCGCTTCGATACGCGATTCTTTATGGTAGACGCAGATATTATCCAAGGGGATGTACACGAAACGCCCCAAGGGTCTGGTGAATTGCTCGCCATGCACTGGGTATCACTGGTCGACGCCGAAAAGCTCGATTTACCTATTATCACCCGAATGATACTTAAAGAAGTAGCACAACGCTTAACCAGCGGCCAAGCGCCTGAAGCCGAAGGTCCATTTATATACTTTCGCAACGGCAAACCCGTGATAGATAAAATATAAAATTGGCAGGAATTATCACGGCTGTTTTGATGATTCTAGCTTGAGCAAAGCGAATGCTTTGGCGACACCGTCGCTGCTTTTGATTTATGCGCGACTCAAACTTTCCTGATAGAAGTAACCGATTGTCAGATGTAAAAACAAAACATCCACCCAGTAATGAGCACGGCTGTCTAGTGAATTATTGTTATCAGGTTCTTGGTATACGCATGTAATTACCTACACTTTTATCTAATTCTCTTAGTTTATTCAGTGATACTTGATACTGACCATTGCTTGGAATTGTCTTTCCAGCGAACTGACGCCAGACGAAGTTACCAGGTCCATTGTAAACTTCTTCAAACGTTCCATTCGGAAGAATTTTAATAACGATTATATGCTCCGGTTCACTTCGAAAAGCTACTGATTTTGATTGAGTCGCTTTTATCTCGACTTCTTTTCCCTCCGTAGTAACCGCATCAAAACCTTTATTAGATGCAGTCTTTAATTCCAACCCATATGCATCTGCAACAAGGCATTCACCGATGCTACCAACCATATGGCCGTCAGGAGTAAAGTGTCGATTTGGAAACATCAACTCTAATTCATTCACTATGGAATAAAGCTGCTTGATTAATCCCTGAAATTTGTCGTGATTCATTTTATACCCTTAAAGTGTTACTGATTAAAAAACTCCATAGTGTCAACCGTAGTTCCATACGAGACGTTCGTTTATTGGAAACGGTTACGTCTATCACACTGAGTAACTTATTGTATATAATGATTTTTCCCCAGCACGTGCGAAGCTCATGCTTTGGCGACAAAGTCGCTGCTTTTGATTTACACGCGACTCAAACTTTCCTGATAGAAGTAACCGATTGTCAGATGGCCAGACAGGGGTAAATCCGAGGCTGTTTGGAGCAACGCTCCTATCGGGTGAACGATTCGCCAAGGATGGTGAAGCTGGGTGCGTCATCATGGATGAGTTCAGATTGCGTTTTGTTTAATAGTAAAACGAAGAACAAATTTAGCGTGTTGCTTTACAGGCGATCTGCATGGATGCAGAAAGGTAGAGCAACGCAGGGAGCACCGAGCTGGCGTTCCAGTTGCCGAGATGTTTCCTCACGCCGCTCTGACATTAAAGCCGTTACTTTTAGCGGTTAAGAAAGTTTGTTGGAGACCGCTTCTTTTATGAAATACATCCATGTATTTCACCTGCGCAAAGAGGGCTTAGGCCATCCTTCGGATGTTCAAATTCATTCCCGATGAATTTGTGCTTATAGTCTTAGTTGTTGAAGAAAAGTAAGTTGTACGACGCGCCGAACTGGCATTCCGGCTGAAGTAAAATCGTGGGCGAAGCCCATTCTTTGGCGACAAAGTCGCTGCTTTTGATGTTCCACCGACTCAAGTTTCCCGAGCATCGCAGGCTCACTCTGGTTCGATTGAAGGGATTCAATCTAAGTGAAAGCCGCGTCGGGAACGCGTTTTCACGACCAGAGTTAGACAAGACGCGCAGGAATAGAAACTTGCTGGAGGGCGGCCTTTCTTGGTTACTTCTTTCGGCTGTTGGAAAGAAGTGACTGGCTGACCATGGATGGTCTGTCATACCCAGCATGGATGCTGGTGCACGAAGTGCGTAAAGTGTGCGCAGCACATAAGTACGCGAAGCGTATGCCCTAGTAGCCGAAGGCTATCAATAAGCGCAGCGCATGCCATAGTAGCCGAAGGCTATCAATAAGCGCAGCGCATGCTTAGCACACGCAGTGCGTAGACAGCGAAGCTGTGCCCTGCGCTCGAAGTGCACAAATAACTTAGCTCCCCCCTATCACCATACTTTGCAAAGTACTGACAAACGGCAACACTTTATCATTCAAAAACACCGCTCCGTCTTCTGTGTGCAACCAATACAAACCGCCTAGATTTAACACCACAGTAAACCAAAAGACGTTTTTAAACTCCGCCTTACTCGATTTATGTCGCAAGCGATTTTGCGCTAACAAGGCGCCTGGCCAGCCACCTAAAAAAGCAAACAAATGTAACGTGCTCTCTTTGGTGCGCCAACGACCATTCTGCGCAGCTGACTTATCAAGCGCATAGGCAACAAATGCAATCATGCTCATGACAAGGTACACACCACCAATAACCAGAGGTAGTGCCCCCATCAAAATAGATACAACTAAGGCAATCGAAAACAGCACTAAGAATACATTCACGGTGGTATTGTTATTTGTTCTACGCTTATTCGCTTTGTGTTTATTTGCTTTGTTGGGATTAGCAGACTTTATACTGGCTTGCCTAGTGCTAGCCCCGTTTAATCCCCGAGCAAACTGAATATTCTCAGCTTTACAGCGATTGTGAGACTCGCGCACCAACTCATAGGTGATGACGTCCCCATCAACCGGCCGCCGAGAACGTGGCGTAAACGCTTTGATATGCACAAACACCCGCTCACCGCCCCCATTTGGCTCAACAAAACCAAAGCCCTTGTCATCATTCCAATTAAACACCTTTCCCTGAAACCGCATAATCCCTCTTACATTCTACAAACAACATTTTGAACAACACTGAAAAC encodes:
- a CDS encoding LysR family transcriptional regulator, which codes for MSKIDRLDIKQLRIFQALIREKNASKAASQLGLTQQAVSEQLKKLRDVFDDRLFLRKTNGFIPTPLAEHLSVDIDKLLNGFQALLSPKVFNPKTISGEYVISATDYAQQVVLPSLIAKLRIESPNLKIIVRDFEIDTLHDLMLSGKVNLAIAFPDYIPDSYPIINLFEEHHVCVASRHASIATQSPSLAEVASYPSIIASPSRPNFKGSIDDWFKGFGLTRNVVVSAPCFSIVPMYLNTTDSIAFLPSRAIKGLDLVEIELEHCPEPFDVIAAWHPRYNDDSLQKWIISKLTDEPVAANLATRSGD
- a CDS encoding short chain dehydrogenase is translated as MKTVILIGALGKMGQAALTGLGKHNVITAGRSGDVDHIVDITNEASIRELYEKVGHFDAVVNTVGVCEYATFGEMTEAQWMTTVMSKMMGQINLVRIGQEYIADSGSFTLISGILNKKPIPFAIADATTSGAIDTFAKIVSLEMPRNIRINVVNPTVLTEAWDVYGEMMPGFQPVPSELVGKAFERSVDGFITGEVIVVDA
- a CDS encoding addiction module protein; translated protein: MSNALKIMLENIEQLSTKEKALAAHCLLTAMDSTAEDDVETQWLKLVEARSAELESGKVEGISWRDIKQDLI
- a CDS encoding MYG1 family protein, producing the protein MNDKIVVTHSGNFHADDVFSVAALKSVFPTFTLIRTRDKDTIAKADVVIDVGGEHDAATDRFDHHQRGGAGERDNGVPYSSFGLIWQKYGLTICGDNQELANAIDAGLVSTIDAIDCGHVKGVAEGISLSQTISMFNPTWQEEGDFDAGFNEAVDFAARVLARAIAAASGGLNAKAIVAEAIKNAQDPRVIVLEKYTPWKKTVHALSEQALYMVYPSQSGQWMLQTVPVEPGSFEDRKSLPKPWAGLSDAELQTETGIKDAMFCHNGLFIAGTASFESTMKMAELALQD
- a CDS encoding AraC family transcriptional regulator, whose protein sequence is MNRNKSRTSAFHFELSKPSGQLSAFVQGMWIASVAQPTPITKPLYSDAGSGIIFNFVGDVMIGRDTLHEGVIMLPINKQAQRIVLSPGAQLAGIRFHPAIGYGVLGRHYDKPTLLSPEQDEQYRLYQIYNQLRLHKGNSSSLEILNLWANKNLDFTNVLPDSLDKALQCIEQDELLGQLSDSIDLSQRQIERIFKLRLGMTPKYYQRILRIKKTIGFLRQHPTPNLADVAQQFGFSDQAHMTREFRAIACVTPKQV
- a CDS encoding carboxymuconolactone decarboxylase family protein codes for the protein MALRVNYFALASKAMQILMNQESYLRAQFSVSETVTPVIWELVKLRVSQINQCAFCIDMHSKDALSEGETPERIIGLSAWRDMPLYSETEMVALDWAEHLTLAKPVDDECYQSVAKVLGEQAIVDLTIAINAINSWNRIAKTFTPEVGTYKPQ
- a CDS encoding aromatic ring-hydroxylating oxygenase subunit alpha — encoded protein: MPVNTNDQNTLLTDIEVVQRIFAHIDNSTTDLGKQSWREPTANYRSKARLEAELDILQSRSIVFCPSSALAKIGDYVARDAATVPLIAVRGLDGVIRAFRNACRHRGVKLAEGQGCARALVCPYHGWAYNLNGSLLSIPHEDGFPDVDKATRGLVEVACFESNGLVFINQNPQANIEQDIAPIPHLIPEHYRLLNSTRQVVKANWKLYLESSLEGYHIRQTHKRTFFPVQYDNLTVIEAFGENSRVTFPYQAIEGLRHNKASDISVDGRLTYVYHLFPNVVISTFPGCMQVNVLEPIDEATTEQHTYLISAIGEHDTARLDAISEGQEFAAKGAVEDLQIVLSAQKGLASEANEFLEFGLFESAIVRLHTHLAKEFERVSKAKG
- a CDS encoding NUDIX hydrolase yields the protein MPNNEPYIPHNTPSAELRSQGRAVKPKDAATLIIVRRDSTHPKILMGKRSAEHKFMPNKFVFPGGKVDAGDSRIRPPNDLQPSVLQRLMKGCPESRARGLALAAIRETFEETGLLLGETDSLTIKTRSPQWQAFLQHGVNPRLDTLSFIARAITPPYRNRRFDTRFFMVDADIIQGDVHETPQGSGELLAMHWVSLVDAEKLDLPIITRMILKEVAQRLTSGQAPEAEGPFIYFRNGKPVIDKI
- a CDS encoding DUF6998 domain-containing protein, which produces MNHDKFQGLIKQLYSIVNELELMFPNRHFTPDGHMVGSIGECLVADAYGLELKTASNKGFDAVTTEGKEVEIKATQSKSVAFRSEPEHIIVIKILPNGTFEEVYNGPGNFVWRQFAGKTIPSNGQYQVSLNKLRELDKSVGNYMRIPRT
- a CDS encoding DUF1294 domain-containing protein, translating into MRFQGKVFNWNDDKGFGFVEPNGGGERVFVHIKAFTPRSRRPVDGDVITYELVRESHNRCKAENIQFARGLNGASTRQASIKSANPNKANKHKANKRRTNNNTTVNVFLVLFSIALVVSILMGALPLVIGGVYLVMSMIAFVAYALDKSAAQNGRWRTKESTLHLFAFLGGWPGALLAQNRLRHKSSKAEFKNVFWFTVVLNLGGLYWLHTEDGAVFLNDKVLPFVSTLQSMVIGGS